A part of Cannabis sativa cultivar Pink pepper isolate KNU-18-1 chromosome 6, ASM2916894v1, whole genome shotgun sequence genomic DNA contains:
- the LOC115724649 gene encoding auxin efflux carrier component 2: MITGKDIYDVLAAIVPLYVAMFLAYGSVRWWKIFTPDQCSGINRFVAVFAVPLLSFHFISSNDPYAMNYHFIAADSLQKVVILTALFLWQTFSKRGNLEWMITLFSLSTLPNTLVMGIPLLKAMYGDFSGSLMVQIVVLQSVIWYTLMLFMFEYRGAKLLITEQFPETAGSITSFRVDSDVVSLNGREPLQTDAEIGDDGKLHVVVRRSGASSMVSSFNKSHGLNSLTSMTPRASNLTGVEIYSVQSSREPTPRASSFNQTDFYAMFNASKAASPKHGYTNSYGGGPTHGADVYSLQSSKGVTPRTSNFDEEMMKNMGKKQRGARSMSGELFNGGLAPSYPPPNPMFSGSTSNTAVKKKDATTVTAPPPAAAAANNGLPNKDLHMFVWSSSASPVSEGNLRHAVNRGVSSEFGAIDTSKSSGVPQNERGMQELNGHVSPAGKIVGEHNQVEVEEGLNNMKYNNGIMNGGSPYSSNNFQKKVEDVVDVGGGRGGQKKNQMPPASVMTRLILIMVWRKLIRNPNTYSSLIGLIWSLVSFRWNIKMPTIVSGSISILSDAGLGMAMFSLGLFMALQPKIIACGKSVATFSMAVRFLTGPAVIAATSIVIGLRGTLLHIAIVQAALPQGIVPFVFAKEYNVHPDILSTAVIFGMLIALPITVLYYVLLGV, encoded by the exons ATGATCACAGGTAAAGATATCTACGATGTTCTGGCGGCCATTGTCCCTTTGTACGTGGCTATGTTTTTAGCCTACGGTTCAGTCCGTTGGTGGAAGATCTTCACGCCGGACCAATGCTCCGGCATCAACCGATTCGTTGCGGTTTTCGCCGTACCATTACTCTCCTTCCACTTCATATCCTCCAACGATCCCTACGCTATGAACTACCACTTCATTGCAGCCGACTCACTCCAAAAAGTGGTCATCCTCACCGCTCTCTTTCTGTGGCAAACCTTTTCCAAGCGAGGAAACTTGGAGTGGATGATAACACTTTTCTCTCTTTCAACTCTTCCCAACACTCTCGTCATGGGAATCCCTCTCTTGAAAGCCATGTACGGAGACTTCTCCGGAAGCCTCATGGTTCAAATCGTTGTCCTCCAGAGTGTGATCTGGTACACTCTCATGCTTTTCATGTTCGAATACAGAGGAGCCAAGCTCCTCATAACCGAACAGTTTCCTGAAACTGCAGGCTCTATCACTTCCTTCCGTGTCGATTCCGACGTCGTTTCTCTCAACGGCCGCGAGCCTTTACAGACCGATGCAGAAATTGGCGACGATGGGAAGCTACACGTGGTGGTGAGAAGATCAGGAGCATCGTCAATGGTTTCTTCATTCAACAAGTCTCACGGACTAAATTCTTTAACATCCATGACGCCAAGAGCTTCGAACCTCACTGGCGTCGAGATCTACTCTGTACAATCCTCGCGAGAGCCGACCCCGAGGGCATCGAGCTTCAACCAGACTGATTTTTACGCCATGTTTAATGCCAGTAAGGCCGCCAGTCCCAAACACGGGTACACCAACAGCTACGGTGGTGGACCAACTCACGGCGCTGATGTCTACTCACTTCAGTCATCGAAAGGCGTCACGCCAAGGACATCTAATTTCGACGAAGAGATGATGAAAAATATGGGAAAGAAGCAGAGAGGAGCGAGGAGCATGAGTGGAGAGCTCTTCAATGGCGGTCTTGCTCCGTCTTACCCTCCTCCTAATCCGATGTTTTCCGGGTCGACAAGTAATACTGCTGTTAAGAAGAAAGACGCAACAACTGTTACAGCACCTCCtcctgctgctgctgctgctaaTAATGGTCTGCCGAACAAGGACCTTCATATGTTCGTATGGAGCTCGAGTGCGTCGCCGGTGTCGGAAGGGAACCTTAGACACGCCGTTAACAGAGGTGTCTCTTCTGAATTTGGAGCTATTGATACTTCCAAATCTTCTGGCGTGCCTCAGAACGAAAGAG GTATGCAAGAGTTAAATGGGCACGTGAGTCCTGCAGGGAAAATTGTTGGAGAACATAATCAAGTGGAAGTAGAAGAAGGTCTGAACAATATGAAGTATAATAATGGTATAATGAATGGAGGTTCGCCATATAGTTCTAACAATTTCCAGAAGAAGGTTGAAGACGTGGTTGATGTAGGAGGAGGAAGAGGAGGTCAGAAGAAGAACCAAATGCCACCTGCTAGTGTCATGACAAGACTTATCCTTATCATGGTTTGGAGGAAACTCATTCGAAACCCCAACACTTACTCTAGTCTCATTGGCCTTATTTGGTCCCTAGTCTCCTTCAG ATGGAACATCAAGATGCCAACAATTGTAAGCGGGTCCATATCCATATTATCTGATGCTGGTCTAGGAATGGCTATGTTCAGTTtag GTTTATTCATGGCTTTACAGCCAAAGATCATTGCTTGTGGAAAATCAGTGGCGACCTTTTCAATGGCTGTTAGGTTCTTGACTGGCCCCGCAGTGATTGCCGCAACTTCTATAGTAATTGGTCTCCGTGGAACCCTTTTGCATATTGCAATTGTTCAG GCTGCACTTCCACAAGGAATTGTTCCCTTTGTATTTGCAAAAGAATACAATGTCCATCCAGATATACTTAGTACTGC GGTTATTTTCGGAATGCTGATCGCTTTGCCCATCACAGTTCTGTATTACGTACTTCTTGGGGTATAG